In Chanodichthys erythropterus isolate Z2021 chromosome 18, ASM2448905v1, whole genome shotgun sequence, the following are encoded in one genomic region:
- the LOC137006712 gene encoding zona pellucida sperm-binding protein 3-like — MELLQGVLVVVVLVAFDLSDAWGSLRYSQSPRSMRPKSDPASNSPARSPLGLWDPLQVASQFQSPLSPVSRNLAQDPFGLQEKQLLEGPVKPLDWKYPVVPEVQRELAVDFQLRQPVTPSSVAVQCSENRVLVEVQQDLFSNGQLIQPTGLSLGGCPVVGQDTASRVLIFEYELQDCNSVLMMNEDELVYTFSLTYTPEALAGTPITRADDAVVGIQCHYQRLQNVSSDALRPTWVPYASTEVGEEVLLFSLKLMMDDWSYQRPSNSYFLGGVINVEASVKVYNHVPLRVFVDSCVATQGPDVNSLPRYSFIENHGCFVDAKATASSSRFMPRSQEDKIQFQLEAFVFQEGSSPSIYITCILKATIASVPSDAQRKSCSFANGWFAADGNNQVCGCCDSTCGPDGGFAASPYGGIQWEGKASLGPVMVQEQKAVSQ, encoded by the exons ATGGAGCTTCTGCAAGGTGTGTTAGTGGTGGTTGTGCTTGTTGCATTTGATTTGTCTGATGCATGGGGAAGTTTGAGGTACAGTCAAAGTCCAAGAAGCATGAGGCCAAAATCAGATCCAGCTTCCAACAGTCCTGCCCGTTCTCCTCTAGGGCTCTGGGACCCTTTGCAAGTGGCTTCTCAGTTTCAGAGTCCTCTGAGTCCAGTCTCCAGAAATCTTGCACAGGATCCTTTTGGTCTTCAGGAGAAGCAGCTGTTGGAGGGTCCAGTGAAGCCTTTGGATTGGAAGTATCCCGTTGTTCCTGAGGTGCAGAGAGAGTTGGCAGTGGACTTCCAGTTGAGGCAACCTGTGACTCCCAGCAGTGTCGCTGTTCAATGCAGTGAGAACCGGGTACTTGTAGAGGTCCAGCAGGACTTGTTCAGCAATGGTCAGTTGATCCAGCCAACTGGTCTGTCTCTAGGTGGATGTCCTGTTGTTGGTCAGGACACTGCATCTAGGGTGCTCATCTTTGAGTATGAACTACAGGACTGCAACAGTGTGCTGATG atgaaTGAGGATGAGCTTGTCTACACCTTCTCTCTCACCTACACCCCTGAGGCACTTGCTGGTACTCCAATCACCCGGGCTGATGATGCAGTTGTTGGTATTCAATGCCATTATCAAAG ACTTCAAAATGTAAGCAGTGATGCCTTGAGGCCAACATGGGTCCCTTATGCCTCAACGGAGGTTGGTGAAGAAGTCTTGCTGTTCTCCCTGAAGCTCATGATGG atgaCTGGTCCTATCAGAGGCCTTCAAACTCTTACTTTCTGGGTGGCGTTATTAACGTTGAGGCGTCTGTGAAGGTGTACAATCATGTGCCTCTGCGTGTGTTTGTGGACAGCTGTGTGGCCACTCAAGGACCAGATGTGAACTCCCTTCCGAGATATTCCTTCATTGAGAATCACGG GTGTTTTGTGGATGCCAAGGCTACAGCTTCCAGCTCCCGCTTCATGCCTCGGTCCCAGGAGGACAAGATCCAGTTCCAGCTGGAGGCGTTTGTGTTCCAGGAGGGCTCCAGTCCTTCT ATCTACATAACCTGTATTCTGAAGGCCACTATTGCTTCTGTACCAAGTGATGCTCAGCGCAAATCCTGTTCCTTCGCTAATGG GTGGTTTGCTGCTGATGGAAACAACCAAGTTTGTGGTTGCTGTGACTCAACATGTGGTCCTGATGGTGGATTTGCTGCTTCTCCCTATGGAG GCATTCAGTGGGAAGGCAAGGCATCACTTGGTCCCGTAATGGTTCAAGAGCAAAaggctgtttctcaataa
- the LOC137006204 gene encoding zona pellucida sperm-binding protein 3-like, producing MFVRMELLQGVLVVVVLVAFDLSDAWGSLRYSQSPRSMRPKSDPASNSPARSPLGLWNPLQVASQFQSPLSSVSRHLAQDPFGLQEKQLLEGPVKPLDWKYPVVPEVQRELAVDFQLRQPVTPSSVAVQCSENRVLVEVQQDLFSNGQLIQPTGLSLGGCPVVGQDSASRVLIFEYELQDCNSVQMMNEDELVYTFSLTYTPEALAGTPITRADDAVVGIQCHYQRLQNVSSDALRPTWVPYASTEVGEEVLLFSLKLMMDDWSYQRPSNSYFLGGVINVEASVKVYNHVPLRVFVDSCVATQGPDVNSLPRYSFIENHGCFVDAKATASSSRFMPRSQEDKIQFQLEAFVFQEGSSPSIYITCILKATIASVPSDAQRKSCSFANGWFAADGNNQVCGCCDSTCGPDGGFAASPYGGIQWEGKASLGPVMVQEQKAVSQ from the exons ATGTTTGTTAGAATGGAGCTTCTGCAAGGTGTGTTAGTGGTGGTTGTGCTTGTTGCATTTGATTTGTCTGATGCATGGGGAAGTTTGAGGTACAGTCAAAGTCCAAGAAGCATGAGGCCAAAATCAGATCCAGCTTCCAACAGTCCTGCCCGTTCTCCTCTAGGGCTCTGGAACCCTTTGCAAGTGGCTTCTCAGTTTCAGAGTCCTCTGAGTTCTGTCTCAAGACACCTTGCACAGGATCCTTTTGGCCTTCAAGAGAAGCAGCTGTTGGAGGGTCCAGTGAAGCCTTTGGATTGGAAGTATCCCGTTGTTCCTGAGGTGCAGAGAGAGTTGGCAGTGGACTTCCAGTTGAGGCAACCTGTGACTCCCAGCAGTGTCGCTGTTCAATGCAGTGAGAACCGGGTACTTGTAGAGGTCCAGCAGGACTTGTTCAGCAATGGTCAGTTGATCCAGCCAACTGGTCTGTCTCTAGGTGGATGTCCTGTTGTTGGTCAGGACTCTGCATCTAGGGTGCTCATCTTTGAGTATGAACTACAGGACTGCAACAGCGTGCAGATG atgaaTGAGGATGAGCTTGTCTACACCTTCTCTCTCACCTACACCCCTGAGGCACTTGCTGGTACTCCAATCACACGGGCTGATGATGCAGTTGTTGGTATTCAATGCCATTATCAAAG ACTTCAAAATGTAAGCAGTGATGCCTTGAGGCCAACATGGGTCCCTTATGCTTCAACGGAGGTTGGTGAAGAAGTCTTGCTGTTCTCCCTGAAGCTCATGATGG atgaCTGGTCCTATCAGAGGCCTTCAAACTCTTACTTTCTGGGTGGCGTTATTAACGTTGAGGCGTCTGTGAAGGTGTACAATCATGTGCCTCTGCGTGTGTTTGTGGACAGCTGTGTGGCCACTCAAGGACCAGATGTGAACTCCCTTCCGAGATATTCCTTCATTGAGAATCACGG GTGTTTTGTGGATGCCAAGGCTACAGCTTCCAGCTCCCGCTTCATGCCTCGGTCCCAGGAAGACAAGATCCAGTTCCAGCTGGAGGCGTTTGTGTTCCAGGAGGGCTCCAGTCCTTCT ATCTACATAACCTGTATTCTGAAGGCCACTATTGCTTCTGTACCAAGTGATGCTCAGCGCAAATCCTGTTCCTTCGCTAATGG GTGGTTTGCTGCTGATGGAAACAACCAAGTTTGTGGTTGCTGTGACTCTACATGTGGTCCTGATGGTGGATTTGCTGCTTCTCCCTATGGAG GCATTCAGTGGGAAGGCAAGGCATCACTTGGTCCTGTAATGGTTCAAGAGCAAAaggctgtttctcaataa
- the LOC137006677 gene encoding zona pellucida sperm-binding protein 3-like, translated as MELLQGVLVVVVLVVFDLSDAWGSLRYSQSPRSMRPKSDPASNSPARSPLGLWNPLQVASQFQSPLSSVSRHLAQDPFGLQEKQLLEGPVKPLDWKYPVVPEVQRELAVDFQLRQPVTPSSVAVQCSENRVLVEVQQDLFSNGQLIQPTGLSLGGCPVVGQDTASRVLIFEYELQDCNSVLMMNEDELVYTFSLTYTPEALAGTPITRADDAVVGIQCHYQRLQNVSSDALRPTWIPYASTEVGEEVLLFSLKLMMDDWSYQRPSNSYFLGGVINVEASVKVYNHVPLRVFVDSCVATQGPDVNSLPRYSFIENHGCFVDAKATASSSRFMPRSQEDKIQFQLEAFVFQESSSPSIYITCILKATIASVPSDAQRKSCSFANGWFAADGNNQVCGCCDSTCGPDGGFAASPYGGIQWEGKASLGPVMVQEQKAVSQ; from the exons ATGGAGCTTCTGCAAGGTGTGTTAGTGGTGGTTGTGCTTGTTGTGTTTGATTTGTCTGATGCATGGGGAAGTTTGAGGTACAGTCAAAGTCCAAGAAGCATGAGGCCAAAATCAGATCCAGCTTCCAACAGTCCTGCCCGTTCTCCTCTAGGGCTCTGGAACCCTTTGCAAGTGGCTTCTCAGTTTCAGAGTCCTTTGAGTTCTGTCTCAAGACACCTTGCACAGGATCCTTTTGGTCTTCAGGAGAAGCAGCTGTTGGAGGGTCCAGTGAAGCCTTTGGATTGGAAGTATCCTGTTGTTCCTGAGGTGCAGAGAGAGTTGGCAGTGGACTTCCAGTTGAGGCAACCTGTGACTCCCAGCAGTGTCGCTGTTCAATGCAGTGAGAACCGGGTACTTGTAGAGGTCCAGCAGGACTTGTTCAGCAATGGTCAGTTGATCCAGCCAACTGGTCTGTCTCTAGGTGGATGTCCTGTTGTTGGTCAGGACACTGCATCTAGGGTGCTCATCTTTGAGTATGAACTACAGGACTGCAACAGTGTGCTGATG atgaaTGAGGATGAGCTTGTCTACACCTTCTCTCTCACCTACACCCCTGAGGCACTTGCTGGTACTCCAATCACCCGGGCTGATGATGCAGTTGTTGGTATTCAATGCCATTATCAAAG ACTTCAAAATGTAAGCAGTGATGCCTTGAGGCCAACATGGATCCCTTATGCCTCAACGGAGGTTGGTGAAGAAGTCTTGCTGTTCTCCCTGAAGCTCATGATGG atgaCTGGTCCTATCAGAGGCCTTCAAACTCTTACTTTCTGGGTGGCGTTATTAACGTTGAGGCGTCTGTGAAGGTGTACAATCATGTGCCTCTGCGTGTGTTTGTGGACAGCTGTGTGGCCACTCAAGGACCAGATGTGAACTCCCTTCCGAGATATTCCTTCATTGAGAATCACGG GTGTTTTGTGGATGCCAAGGCTACAGCTTCCAGCTCCCGCTTCATGCCTCGGTCCCAGGAAGACAAGATCCAGTTCCAGCTGGAGGCGTTTGTGTTCCAGGAGAGCTCCAGTCCTTCT ATCTACATAACCTGTATTCTGAAGGCCACTATTGCTTCTGTACCAAGTGATGCTCAGCGCAAATCCTGTTCCTTCGCTAATGG GTGGTTTGCTGCTGATGGAAACAACCAAGTTTGTGGTTGCTGTGACTCTACATGTGGTCCTGATGGTGGATTTGCTGCTTCTCCCTATGGAG GCATTCAGTGGGAAGGCAAGGCATCACTTGGTCCTGTAATGGTTCAAGAGCAAAaggctgtttctcaataa